A genomic segment from Chloroflexota bacterium encodes:
- a CDS encoding glycosyltransferase family 39 protein, which translates to MATEAAKMGYGRWLALILVVFVALGLVYNMTVPIWEAPDEPEHFWYIRYLTKERTLPSSPLPSIQINRREESRQPPLYYLLGALATFWIDTDDIARLKSNPYVTWPGAPEEYSVAVHTEDEVFPYHNLPLAVHIVRLLSTLMGAITIVCTYYIAKELFPTEPLIPLGAAALNAFIPGYIFMHAAVNNDNLIVMLCALALLLLIRIAKGARQAKIFLLLGLLIGLGLLTKQNALYLAVFTFLVLAALTLPRGRFGDFWRWCGITFGVALTLSSWWYVRNALFYRDAFHGNVPPVDVEKVMGNLLLQDRVAAFSWSLFESFWGVFGWQNVFVHPVVYVALGVLSVVATIGFLLFLARERGESHINAAARLGLITLFGWWVFVLGMTMVRDLLTYSAYGEGIEHGRYLYPAIPAFAILFQLGLRELFRSKGRVLIGSIGFALFLLSAVSPFLYILPAYPPPLPIMSRLDFQAIEHNHRVKFANQIALHGYSLDRRQVQPGQMIKLTLYWEALADINKDYMIFIHLLNRKQEKAGGVDGPPASNRYPTNVWRKGDFIRDVREITIPLDTLPGQYWFVLGCYTFPDLTRLRTVSGSDYPDRAVLGWIKVPLPAEIASPNYKTEANFDNKITLLGYYLGRKAFRAGEMLSLTLYWQARTTITDNYTVFVHLLDERERVVAQVDAEPREGLYPTSIWEKGEIINDEYSLFIDPATPPGKYTLEIGLYLYPTLQRLSIRDDQGNHRGDRLLGEDISITR; encoded by the coding sequence ATGGCCACAGAGGCGGCTAAAATGGGATATGGTCGATGGCTGGCCTTAATCTTAGTGGTCTTTGTAGCCTTGGGCCTCGTTTATAATATGACGGTGCCGATTTGGGAGGCACCAGATGAACCTGAGCACTTCTGGTACATCAGGTATCTAACGAAGGAGCGGACTTTACCCTCTAGCCCCCTTCCCTCCATTCAGATCAACCGGCGTGAGGAGAGCCGGCAGCCGCCGCTTTACTACCTACTGGGCGCCTTGGCTACCTTTTGGATTGATACTGACGATATAGCGCGCTTGAAGTCTAATCCATATGTAACATGGCCTGGGGCCCCGGAGGAATACAGCGTCGCTGTCCACACCGAAGATGAAGTATTTCCTTACCATAATCTACCCCTGGCTGTCCATATCGTTCGTCTTCTTTCCACGCTGATGGGAGCCATCACCATCGTTTGTACCTACTATATTGCCAAAGAGCTCTTTCCCACCGAGCCGCTTATACCTTTAGGAGCTGCGGCGCTGAACGCCTTTATCCCCGGTTATATCTTTATGCATGCCGCCGTCAATAATGACAACCTGATCGTCATGCTCTGTGCCCTGGCCCTACTCTTACTTATCAGGATTGCGAAGGGGGCTAGACAGGCGAAGATATTCCTGCTCCTTGGCCTTCTCATCGGTCTGGGATTGCTTACAAAGCAGAACGCCCTTTATTTGGCCGTCTTCACCTTCTTGGTTCTGGCCGCGCTGACCCTGCCGCGAGGTCGCTTCGGAGATTTTTGGCGATGGTGCGGCATCACTTTTGGCGTCGCCCTGACTCTCTCTAGTTGGTGGTATGTACGTAATGCCCTCTTCTATCGCGATGCTTTTCACGGCAACGTACCACCAGTAGATGTGGAGAAGGTGATGGGAAACCTGTTGTTACAAGATCGGGTAGCGGCCTTCAGTTGGTCGCTCTTCGAGTCCTTCTGGGGCGTCTTCGGCTGGCAGAACGTGTTTGTTCACCCTGTGGTCTATGTCGCTCTCGGTGTCCTATCAGTGGTAGCCACCATTGGCTTCCTGCTCTTTCTGGCCAGAGAGAGGGGGGAATCCCATATAAATGCGGCTGCTCGCTTAGGATTAATCACCCTATTTGGTTGGTGGGTCTTCGTCCTGGGGATGACGATGGTCAGGGATCTACTCACCTACAGCGCCTATGGGGAAGGCATAGAACACGGGCGTTACCTCTATCCGGCTATACCCGCCTTTGCCATCCTCTTTCAGCTCGGACTGAGGGAACTCTTTCGTTCTAAAGGTCGTGTCCTGATCGGCAGTATAGGGTTCGCTCTATTTCTGCTCAGCGCTGTCTCTCCTTTTCTTTATATACTTCCAGCGTATCCTCCACCTTTACCGATAATGTCGCGTCTCGATTTTCAAGCGATTGAGCACAATCATCGTGTCAAATTCGCCAATCAGATCGCGCTGCATGGCTATAGCCTGGATCGGCGCCAAGTCCAGCCAGGGCAAATGATCAAATTGACCCTGTACTGGGAGGCATTGGCTGATATAAATAAGGACTATATGATCTTCATCCATTTGTTGAATCGTAAGCAGGAGAAGGCAGGAGGGGTCGATGGGCCACCGGCGAGCAACCGCTATCCAACCAATGTCTGGCGCAAGGGAGATTTCATTCGCGATGTCCGTGAGATCACCATTCCCCTGGATACCTTGCCTGGCCAGTACTGGTTTGTACTTGGTTGCTATACCTTCCCCGACCTCACTCGGCTGAGGACTGTTAGCGGCTCAGACTATCCCGACCGAGCTGTCCTGGGCTGGATCAAGGTGCCTCTTCCAGCAGAGATAGCGTCGCCTAACTACAAGACAGAGGCCAATTTCGATAATAAGATCACTCTCCTGGGCTATTATCTTGGAAGAAAAGCGTTCCGGGCTGGCGAAATGCTATCTTTGACGCTCTACTGGCAGGCCAGAACGACCATCACTGATAACTATACCGTATTCGTCCACCTGTTAGACGAAAGGGAGAGGGTGGTTGCCCAGGTGGATGCTGAACCGAGAGAGGGATTATATCCTACCTCCATCTGGGAGAAAGGAGAAATAATCAACGATGAGTATAGCTTATTCATTGATCCAGCCACACCGCCGGGAAAGTACACCCTTGAAATTGGCCTCTACCTTTACCCTACATTGCAACGGTTGTCTATCCGTGATGATCAGGGCAATCACCGGGGGGATCGTCTCCTGGGCGAAGATATAAGCATTACTCGCTAG
- a CDS encoding right-handed parallel beta-helix repeat-containing protein, whose amino-acid sequence MTTVKYFSGWLTPKFPRLFVVHSMAILLTSSLALALLLILLFGRSARLSSAAGPTYVKGIIASDTTWTMAYSPYIVTGNIIISDTITYKVVTLTIEPGVTVKFDGDYYIRVDGTLKAIGTIYDHVTFTSNKVKPAKGDWGYIRFSANSTPATLDADGRYIDGSTLQYVTAEYGGIGGATVRLLGHAAPFISHSTIRYSAGSGIEVQTGSPVISNNTISSHEDNGINVVGGAPTLSSNVISENGKNGIQVSAGSPLIKYNTLSSNQGEGLYVDSGSPSIANNIIQDNVRSGIGFRTNDPTRGDVVTVDHNTVERNTYGGIRWYTPITELTISNNTIRGNQSGYGGGIFLWLSSGYSSKVTVSSNTISGNTATLGGGGVAINASHTFTTTLQNNSILYNTAPYGGGIYILTGNTVITATTLVKNTNLDSKGGNIHLASTSGRLIINNSNLAENNNWEIRNETTSDIDATNNYWGTAETATIGERIYDFYDDFDLGKVNYQPFLISPSASAPLLPTLVKTFLPITLKEYAAAW is encoded by the coding sequence GTGACTACCGTGAAGTATTTTTCCGGTTGGCTGACACCCAAATTTCCCCGCTTATTTGTCGTCCATTCCATGGCCATCCTTCTCACCTCTTCTCTGGCCCTTGCCCTCTTATTGATCCTTCTGTTTGGCCGAAGCGCTCGTCTATCTAGCGCAGCCGGGCCAACCTATGTCAAGGGCATCATTGCATCCGATACTACCTGGACAATGGCCTATAGTCCCTATATCGTCACCGGTAATATTATTATCAGCGATACTATCACTTATAAAGTGGTGACTCTTACCATCGAACCAGGGGTAACAGTGAAGTTCGATGGAGACTATTACATCAGGGTTGATGGCACGCTGAAGGCTATCGGCACGATTTATGACCACGTTACCTTCACCTCGAATAAGGTTAAGCCGGCCAAGGGGGATTGGGGCTATATCCGCTTTTCGGCAAACAGTACACCGGCGACCCTTGATGCCGATGGCCGCTATATTGACGGCTCTACTCTTCAATATGTGACCGCCGAATATGGTGGGATTGGTGGGGCAACAGTAAGATTGTTGGGTCACGCTGCCCCCTTCATCAGCCACAGTACCATAAGGTACAGCGCCGGCAGTGGGATCGAGGTGCAAACTGGCTCACCTGTGATAAGCAATAATACTATTAGCAGTCATGAGGATAACGGCATCAACGTAGTTGGTGGTGCACCTACTCTTAGCAGCAATGTTATCAGTGAGAATGGAAAGAACGGCATCCAGGTTAGCGCTGGTTCTCCCTTGATCAAGTACAATACCCTCAGCAGTAATCAGGGGGAAGGGCTCTATGTTGATTCTGGTTCGCCAAGTATTGCTAACAATATTATCCAAGATAATGTTCGTAGCGGTATCGGATTTCGGACTAACGATCCTACGAGGGGGGATGTGGTCACTGTTGATCACAATACTGTTGAGAGAAACACCTACGGCGGCATTAGGTGGTATACGCCAATAACGGAGCTAACGATAAGTAATAATACCATTCGCGGTAATCAAAGTGGATACGGTGGTGGCATTTTCCTCTGGCTCAGCTCTGGCTACTCCAGCAAGGTAACTGTCAGCAGTAATACGATCTCGGGCAATACGGCCACACTTGGGGGAGGTGGAGTGGCTATAAATGCCTCCCATACCTTCACGACAACGCTGCAAAATAACAGCATTCTCTACAACACTGCCCCATACGGGGGCGGAATTTATATTTTGACGGGGAATACAGTCATTACAGCCACTACATTGGTTAAGAATACCAACCTCGATAGCAAAGGTGGCAATATTCATCTGGCTAGTACTAGTGGACGACTTATCATCAACAATAGTAACTTAGCGGAGAACAATAACTGGGAGATTCGTAACGAGACGACGTCCGACATCGATGCCACCAATAACTACTGGGGAACAGCAGAGACAGCTACTATCGGCGAGCGTATCTATGATTTCTACGATGACTTCGATTTGGGAAAGGTGAACTACCAGCCCTTCCTGATCTCCCCAAGCGCGTCGGCACCGCTCTTGCCAACGTTGGTTAAGACCTTTCTGCCCATCACACTTAAGGAGTACGCCGCTGCCTGGTAA
- a CDS encoding phosphatidate cytidylyltransferase, producing MLRRRLLSALILIPVVALSAYMGGIILLTLILVVATIAAYEMDHMLRNNGYQPAFVLALPLALSLIFDAFISGGLLAPLVTTMLLLTLIWFSLRPENISDALVDWALTIAEVLYVGWLLRYAVLIPNLPNGLSWIALTLLSTWGCDTGAYCAGRMFGRHKLLPVISPQKTWEGVYGGLLLSVIATLLVAQFIWMPLIHRVVLGISVGIAAILGDLAESWLKRSVHAKDSGTIIPGHGGLLDRIDSLLFSMPVVYYYATLVLKV from the coding sequence ATGTTAAGACGTCGCCTTCTCAGCGCCTTGATCCTGATACCCGTTGTGGCCCTCTCGGCTTATATGGGTGGTATTATCCTCCTCACCCTTATCCTGGTTGTCGCGACGATCGCCGCCTATGAAATGGATCATATGTTACGGAATAATGGCTACCAGCCAGCCTTCGTTTTGGCTTTGCCACTGGCATTGTCCCTCATCTTCGATGCCTTTATCAGCGGAGGACTTCTTGCCCCTCTGGTGACGACAATGCTCCTTCTGACACTCATCTGGTTCTCTCTTCGTCCAGAGAATATCAGCGACGCATTGGTGGATTGGGCCCTGACTATCGCCGAGGTACTGTACGTTGGTTGGCTACTGCGTTACGCTGTTCTTATACCCAATCTGCCCAATGGACTGAGCTGGATAGCCTTGACCCTTCTGAGCACCTGGGGATGTGATACAGGGGCATACTGCGCTGGGAGGATGTTTGGACGTCATAAGCTGCTACCGGTCATCAGCCCGCAGAAAACCTGGGAAGGTGTTTATGGTGGGCTTCTCCTCTCTGTTATAGCTACATTATTAGTCGCCCAATTCATCTGGATGCCGCTGATTCACCGTGTCGTTCTTGGCATCTCCGTTGGGATAGCAGCTATCCTGGGCGATCTCGCTGAATCATGGCTGAAGCGAAGCGTCCATGCTAAAGATAGTGGTACCATCATCCCCGGTCACGGTGGATTATTGGATCGTATTGATAGTCTGTTATTTAGCATGCCAGTTGTCTATTACTACGCCACCTTAGTGCTCAAGGTCTAG
- a CDS encoding cytochrome c3 family protein, with amino-acid sequence MSRLGRYSRILIVGALVVASWVTLNLLTYSTALAESGLCANCHSNKERLQGLSKRWAEVYVDIEKYQKDVHGRFACTTCHGGDKWEDSPKACIDIAMKDPSDPRFVKNTCGSCHPDITARYAISLHSTLEGHKVALVDLMGTEKGMEKFKNCSSCHANCSDCHVKKPNERGDLVPETESHAFTARPASTVCGACHGQTSTTFGGLPGNTKYGPSVMAQAGLECFDCHTEREVHSTGRPVSFINETPKPTCEECHNNPRRLVRTAVSVIAPQYDPQNTTHVVHEKTLDCVACHTGWYANCWDCHQGKATVKTYDKFFLANNPLTGKVHTAAHSPVTWEWGGIAPDVGGWAIKTRHSFGKSQTCERCHTDKEVYIQGVGREAPFVGFWTNQRGKASFVNEKVVGQIVIDLAKFKADVHKDTTCSDCHSSLNDDVCAACHEKTPKRGATFLPPNADWSRLAYMAANQDISKSRDLIQKAAQSGINMAQYAAQFEAVRSEYLEVSNEFHGNPGPAQVKMPQIAVKAKDLRLSLEKVIGQKEGQNRVAQVTVSLLVGLLGFVGMLYYTTGRKGGK; translated from the coding sequence ATGTCTAGATTGGGAAGATACAGTCGAATACTTATAGTTGGGGCTCTGGTGGTTGCGAGTTGGGTAACCTTGAACCTGCTCACTTACTCTACTGCCCTGGCTGAGAGCGGCCTGTGCGCGAACTGCCATTCTAATAAAGAGAGATTGCAGGGATTAAGCAAGCGATGGGCAGAGGTATACGTGGATATCGAAAAGTATCAAAAAGATGTACATGGCCGCTTCGCCTGTACCACCTGCCATGGGGGTGATAAGTGGGAGGATTCTCCAAAGGCGTGTATAGACATAGCGATGAAAGATCCTTCCGATCCACGCTTTGTGAAAAATACCTGTGGCAGCTGTCATCCAGATATCACCGCCAGATACGCCATATCCTTGCACTCCACCCTGGAAGGACACAAGGTAGCCCTTGTGGATCTGATGGGGACGGAAAAAGGGATGGAGAAGTTCAAAAATTGTAGCAGTTGCCACGCCAATTGTTCGGATTGCCATGTCAAGAAACCCAATGAGCGAGGGGACTTAGTGCCCGAAACGGAGTCGCACGCCTTCACGGCCCGACCAGCATCGACCGTCTGTGGCGCTTGCCATGGGCAAACGAGTACAACGTTTGGGGGACTGCCGGGCAACACCAAATATGGCCCAAGTGTCATGGCCCAGGCAGGACTGGAGTGCTTCGATTGTCATACAGAGCGGGAGGTGCACAGCACAGGCCGACCGGTCAGTTTTATCAACGAGACACCTAAGCCCACCTGTGAGGAGTGTCATAATAATCCGAGACGTCTTGTTCGTACAGCGGTCAGTGTGATTGCTCCTCAATATGATCCGCAAAATACAACCCATGTTGTACACGAAAAGACGCTCGATTGTGTGGCCTGCCATACCGGATGGTACGCTAACTGTTGGGACTGTCATCAGGGCAAGGCGACGGTCAAAACATACGATAAATTCTTCCTGGCTAATAACCCCTTAACCGGCAAGGTCCACACAGCTGCTCACTCGCCTGTGACCTGGGAATGGGGAGGGATAGCTCCCGATGTCGGTGGCTGGGCCATAAAAACGCGTCATAGCTTCGGTAAATCGCAGACCTGTGAGCGTTGCCATACGGACAAGGAGGTCTATATCCAGGGAGTAGGGCGAGAGGCTCCCTTTGTGGGGTTCTGGACCAACCAGAGAGGCAAGGCTTCTTTTGTGAACGAAAAGGTGGTGGGCCAGATAGTTATCGACTTAGCAAAGTTTAAGGCTGATGTCCATAAGGATACCACCTGTTCGGATTGTCATAGCTCCTTGAACGATGATGTTTGTGCTGCTTGCCACGAGAAGACCCCCAAGAGAGGTGCTACCTTCTTGCCCCCAAATGCTGATTGGTCAAGGCTGGCATATATGGCGGCCAACCAGGATATTTCGAAATCAAGGGACCTTATCCAGAAGGCCGCTCAATCAGGGATCAATATGGCTCAATATGCAGCGCAATTCGAGGCAGTTAGGAGTGAGTATCTGGAGGTCTCCAATGAATTTCACGGCAACCCAGGCCCAGCGCAGGTGAAGATGCCGCAGATAGCTGTCAAGGCGAAGGATTTACGCCTTTCTTTGGAGAAGGTGATAGGACAGAAGGAGGGACAAAACAGGGTAGCCCAGGTGACTGTATCGCTCTTGGTTGGGCTGTTAGGATTCGTTGGGATGTTGTACTACACGACAGGACGGAAGGGAGGTAAGTAA
- the plsY gene encoding glycerol-3-phosphate 1-O-acyltransferase PlsY: MIWLTYLSIVVLSYLIGSIPVGLILGKLLKGIDIRQYGSGKIGATNVQRTLGWGSGLFVLLSDVAKGLLSVLLARLLLSAAGPAIEMGEVMAALAAIVGHNWSLYIKGYGGRGVATALGGLVIISPLTCAIAFPLAILSIIVSDMSSVGSLGGTAAALVILLILTVLGYQPPAYAIFAVVAAGLIFFQHRDNIQRILAGRERRIGVRTKLVTLVHKPPQL; encoded by the coding sequence TTGATCTGGTTAACCTACTTATCTATCGTTGTTCTCTCCTACCTGATTGGCTCTATTCCTGTCGGACTGATCCTGGGTAAGCTCCTAAAAGGGATCGATATTCGGCAGTATGGCAGTGGCAAAATAGGTGCGACAAACGTACAGCGTACCCTTGGTTGGGGCTCTGGCTTATTCGTGCTCCTAAGTGATGTAGCAAAGGGGCTGCTCAGCGTCTTACTAGCTCGGCTGCTCTTATCCGCCGCTGGACCGGCGATAGAAATGGGAGAGGTGATGGCTGCCTTGGCGGCCATCGTTGGCCACAACTGGTCATTATATATTAAAGGGTACGGTGGGCGTGGCGTGGCCACTGCGTTAGGGGGTCTTGTAATCATTTCTCCTCTTACCTGTGCCATCGCCTTTCCTCTGGCTATCCTGTCGATCATCGTCTCCGATATGTCCTCCGTGGGCTCGTTGGGTGGGACGGCTGCAGCGCTTGTTATTCTTCTCATACTTACAGTCTTAGGCTATCAACCGCCGGCCTACGCTATTTTTGCTGTGGTGGCCGCTGGACTGATCTTCTTCCAGCATCGCGACAATATTCAGCGCATCCTCGCCGGCCGGGAGCGGAGGATCGGGGTCAGAACAAAGCTGGTCACCCTGGTGCATAAGCCCCCTCAACTGTAG
- a CDS encoding HDIG domain-containing protein produces the protein MDSRSINREESFALLKEYTKSDNLIKHALAVEAAMRAYAHRLESDEEKWGITGLLHDLDYELHPSLEEHPAVGSQILEEAGYPGDVVYAIRAHGEHLGLDRKSPLDKALFAVDELVGFITAVALVRPSKSIMDVEVSSVKKKMKDKAFARAVDREALVKGAEELGISFDEHVAIVIAAMQGIAKELGLQGNA, from the coding sequence ATGGACAGCCGCTCTATAAACAGAGAGGAGTCCTTCGCGCTACTCAAGGAGTACACTAAAAGTGATAACCTAATCAAGCATGCCCTGGCCGTTGAGGCAGCCATGCGCGCCTATGCCCACCGCCTTGAGTCCGACGAGGAAAAATGGGGCATAACCGGACTCCTGCATGACCTTGATTACGAGCTGCATCCCAGCCTGGAAGAACATCCGGCCGTTGGGAGCCAAATCCTGGAGGAGGCTGGTTATCCGGGCGATGTTGTCTATGCCATTCGTGCTCATGGCGAGCACCTCGGATTGGACAGAAAAAGCCCTCTGGATAAAGCCCTATTCGCTGTGGACGAACTGGTTGGTTTTATCACTGCGGTGGCCCTAGTTCGGCCATCCAAAAGTATAATGGATGTAGAAGTTTCCTCCGTGAAGAAAAAGATGAAGGACAAGGCTTTTGCCAGGGCGGTAGATAGGGAAGCCTTAGTCAAAGGGGCAGAGGAACTGGGCATTTCTTTTGACGAGCATGTGGCTATCGTCATCGCCGCCATGCAGGGGATCGCCAAGGAGCTAGGCTTGCAGGGAAACGCTTAG
- a CDS encoding 1-acyl-sn-glycerol-3-phosphate acyltransferase: MTAPGYSKQALPRKGAREWQPHKWGYSLVRMLAAPLFRFYCRLSCQGVENVPKHGSLILVSNHLSALDPLVLGLACPRPINFLAKKELFRIPVLSFLFRHLGTIPLDRATQDIEAARMAFQVLRQGGILGIFPEGTRSTSGEMRPFRTGVANFALKLKVPILPVAIVGTDRAMPKRSILPRPAKMEVRFGPTFELSQFYDRPRTPGILNQSTEIIRSRVAILLRQ; the protein is encoded by the coding sequence ATGACAGCACCCGGTTATAGCAAACAAGCCCTTCCGCGGAAGGGCGCAAGGGAGTGGCAACCGCATAAATGGGGCTATTCTCTAGTCAGAATGCTGGCTGCGCCGCTCTTTAGGTTCTATTGCCGCTTGAGCTGCCAGGGCGTAGAGAATGTCCCCAAGCACGGGTCCTTAATCCTAGTGAGTAATCACCTCAGCGCCCTGGATCCCCTTGTTCTCGGCCTGGCCTGCCCCCGTCCGATCAACTTCTTGGCCAAGAAGGAATTGTTCCGCATCCCTGTGCTCTCCTTCCTCTTCCGGCATCTGGGCACCATCCCGCTCGATCGGGCCACACAGGACATCGAGGCGGCACGAATGGCCTTCCAGGTACTTCGCCAGGGTGGCATTCTAGGCATCTTTCCTGAAGGTACCCGCAGCACCAGCGGCGAGATGCGCCCCTTTAGAACGGGCGTGGCCAACTTCGCCCTTAAGCTGAAGGTGCCTATCCTGCCAGTGGCTATCGTTGGTACGGATAGGGCCATGCCCAAGCGTTCCATCCTCCCGCGTCCGGCCAAAATGGAGGTAAGATTTGGCCCCACCTTTGAGTTGAGTCAGTTCTACGATCGACCCCGAACACCAGGGATTTTGAACCAGAGCACCGAGATCATCCGCTCTCGAGTTGCCATTCTACTGCGCCAATAG
- a CDS encoding response regulator transcription factor → MIRVILADDHAVVREGTRRLLEDEPDIIVVGEASDGEQTLKQVDMLEPDVLLLDISMPKMSGIEITQQIRVKHPRVRVLVLSAYDNEQYVYALLKAGAAGYILKEVSGKDVIRAIRAVHAGQSIWGSTIVDKVIEGYTGKRALSVTEGTKPVEALSARELEVLQLVAQGASSGEIADKLCLSPRTVQGHLTNIFAKLGVNSRTEAVLYALRQGWVRLN, encoded by the coding sequence ATGATCAGAGTGATTCTGGCCGATGACCACGCTGTTGTGCGTGAGGGAACACGCCGTTTGTTGGAGGATGAACCGGATATCATAGTGGTAGGCGAGGCCTCCGATGGCGAACAAACGCTCAAACAGGTAGATATGCTAGAACCAGACGTCCTACTCCTTGATATAAGCATGCCCAAAATGAGTGGCATAGAGATAACCCAACAGATCAGGGTGAAACATCCTAGAGTACGAGTCTTGGTGCTTTCAGCCTATGACAATGAACAGTACGTCTATGCTCTGCTTAAAGCAGGGGCAGCGGGCTATATCTTAAAAGAGGTATCGGGTAAAGACGTAATCCGAGCCATTCGGGCCGTTCACGCCGGACAGTCTATCTGGGGATCAACAATCGTCGATAAGGTAATAGAGGGCTACACGGGAAAGAGAGCGCTCAGTGTGACAGAAGGAACAAAACCGGTCGAGGCTCTGTCAGCCAGGGAGCTAGAGGTGCTGCAATTGGTAGCTCAAGGGGCTAGCAGCGGGGAGATCGCCGATAAATTATGCCTGAGTCCCCGAACCGTGCAAGGACATTTGACCAATATCTTCGCCAAACTTGGGGTAAATTCTCGTACCGAGGCGGTGCTTTATGCTCTCCGTCAAGGTTGGGTGAGGCTGAATTGA
- a CDS encoding sensor histidine kinase: MLTAFSIVKRALAYPLASSFILLTFGMLHLRLQFLLEHTIGERIIGPLSSQAASLILAIILFLPLIYVIISTFKEALRDQQAARYYSVAVTMALEAERKRLSRELHDDTAQALAGLVRCIELCEKELGNNLAKTQHRLQELKGLATEALQGVRRLSADLRPAILDDLGLIPALDWLTSEIKKREGLTVYLEADHLEQRLAPEVELCLYRVVQESLNNVKEHGRATEAIVRLYTESGSLKLVIQDDGQGFVVPKSRSALLRRGHLGLIGMRERVEQMGGSFSIRSKPGEGTVVTAIIPLEMGTDDQSDSGR; this comes from the coding sequence TTGTTAACCGCCTTTTCCATCGTTAAACGGGCTTTAGCCTACCCATTAGCCAGCAGCTTCATTCTATTAACTTTTGGGATGTTACATTTACGTCTGCAGTTTCTTCTTGAACATACTATCGGTGAAAGGATCATCGGCCCTCTATCTAGCCAGGCAGCTTCGCTTATTTTGGCTATCATACTTTTCTTGCCGTTAATCTACGTAATTATATCGACCTTCAAGGAGGCTCTAAGAGACCAACAAGCAGCGCGCTATTACTCGGTAGCTGTGACGATGGCTCTAGAAGCTGAGCGAAAACGTCTCTCTAGGGAATTGCACGATGATACGGCTCAAGCATTGGCCGGACTCGTCCGCTGCATAGAGCTCTGTGAGAAGGAACTAGGCAACAACCTGGCCAAGACACAGCACCGACTACAGGAGCTTAAGGGACTGGCCACCGAGGCTTTACAGGGTGTGCGTAGACTCAGTGCTGATCTTCGCCCGGCCATTCTCGACGACTTGGGTCTGATCCCAGCCCTTGACTGGCTGACATCTGAGATCAAGAAACGGGAGGGGTTAACTGTCTATTTGGAGGCTGACCACCTGGAGCAACGGCTAGCCCCAGAGGTTGAGCTGTGCCTGTATCGAGTGGTACAGGAGAGCTTAAATAATGTCAAGGAACATGGAAGGGCGACAGAGGCGATAGTACGCTTGTATACCGAGAGTGGTAGCCTTAAATTGGTTATACAAGATGATGGACAAGGTTTCGTCGTCCCTAAGAGTAGGTCAGCCCTGCTAAGGAGAGGGCATCTCGGGCTGATCGGTATGCGGGAAAGAGTAGAGCAGATGGGAGGATCATTTTCTATACGCTCTAAGCCAGGCGAGGGTACTGTAGTAACAGCCATCATTCCTTTAGAGATGGGGACAGATGATCAGAGTGATTCTGGCCGATGA
- a CDS encoding energy-coupling factor transporter transmembrane protein EcfT — protein sequence MARKSFLSHVSETGFFYTLSPTTKILLMVILNYLIFTTTNLTLISTYLSLAFILILTARIPFEEIQGYFKGAGFMLVTVFLSYAFLSRTPGHTILQFWAFHLTDASVALSITMGLRLCALLLVMILFLLTSDQKDVILGLRELRVPYALCFIFALAFRFAAIFTDDINTIIQAQKARGVNFHKGGLFKRMRSYIGIFLPVVTTYINHVKKFSNALECHGFTVGGKRNYFFYINYHLKDYVILAVLAIAVIGYLTAKYFSGWPI from the coding sequence ATGGCCAGAAAATCTTTCCTATCGCACGTTTCCGAGACAGGTTTCTTTTACACCCTCAGTCCAACCACCAAGATCCTACTGATGGTTATCCTCAATTACCTGATCTTTACCACAACCAATCTGACGTTGATTTCAACCTATCTATCTTTGGCCTTCATTCTTATCCTCACGGCCCGCATACCCTTCGAGGAGATTCAGGGGTATTTCAAAGGTGCCGGTTTTATGTTGGTGACTGTCTTCTTATCGTATGCTTTTCTCAGTCGGACACCCGGCCACACCATTCTTCAGTTTTGGGCCTTCCACTTAACCGATGCCAGCGTAGCTCTTTCCATCACTATGGGGCTGAGACTATGTGCCCTTCTTCTGGTTATGATCCTATTTCTCCTGACCTCAGATCAAAAGGACGTTATCCTAGGTCTCCGTGAACTGCGTGTTCCCTACGCTCTTTGCTTCATATTTGCCCTAGCCTTTCGCTTTGCCGCTATCTTTACCGATGATATCAACACCATTATCCAGGCTCAGAAGGCAAGGGGTGTGAACTTTCATAAAGGTGGACTCTTCAAAAGGATGCGCTCATATATCGGTATCTTTCTGCCGGTAGTAACAACCTATATTAACCACGTCAAAAAGTTCTCTAACGCTTTGGAATGCCACGGCTTCACTGTTGGTGGCAAACGGAACTACTTTTTCTACATCAATTACCATCTGAAGGACTACGTGATCTTGGCTGTTCTAGCCATAGCTGTGATCGGCTATCTTACCGCTAAATACTTCTCTGGTTGGCCGATTTAG